The following proteins are co-located in the Pomacea canaliculata isolate SZHN2017 linkage group LG10, ASM307304v1, whole genome shotgun sequence genome:
- the LOC112574584 gene encoding slit homolog 3 protein-like, with protein sequence MENKSVLRTPLLVLLVLVQVMQAVSGSSCTQCDQHCCSLDIQLYKQLRVDVNCSQPDHAVIVADTETTTVTANHRDDTTCNETSLIHDSGCLTDLPVNICDFPSIRAVSLRYNNLTTFPRLTCLSRLLVLDLSYNAITQVPEGAFQGLPELREVYLDFNVITSIHPDAFDPHVTALQIFTVANNLLTVVNPWLFLLPYRFCRFEFQHNHIVHFVNEHHRNVSITSHYGPGLVNFSYNDVTYSPVNELKKLGIKNVGEMSRFLWWRFDFRHNPFYCDCEMYELIVVLDQLTSMVQRDFLNLTCGGPPKFKDVPFSKLPVDELVCNVTENCPSSCTCTTRPYYQDLLVNCAHAQLTMLPDDMPEGNLTLDMIGNDIQLLHTPGYLERVVHLNLSANRLREIVPQAALALRNVRSLDLRGNNLQHLPTTLYVLSPDALYLDSDTLQCTCDLEWFPRWASHHDGDNIREVMCLSGLDGRYVLLINATRKDLGCDAANTSLVHVAWGYVLLAATLIVIALVLVVVFRHEVLVLKHRVLLREHRDKRFPALLDSSRYDVFISTATNSDNDAIWVSRILLPAMDRRRLTYFVPQRDYLPGAIPMDEVVQTLRQSKCALILLSPDYLAQPICCFQFRQAYDMMVKEGRGRVFVVCLQKVKRGQVQDRFLRAMLNLNMAYSGHRPEHVDDVLGRIYAYTH encoded by the exons ATGGAGAACAAATCTGTACTTAGAACTCCTCTCCTCGTCCTGTTGGTGCTGGTACAGGTGATGCAGGCTGTTAGCGGAAGCAGCTGTACCCAATGTGACCAGCATTGCTGCAGCCTTGATATCCAGCTGTACAAGCAGCTGCGCGTGGACGTCAACTGCTCACAACCTGATCACGCGGTCATCGTCGCGGACACGGAGACTACAACTGTTACCGCAAACCACCGCGACGACACAACGTGCAACGAAACCTCCTTGATTCATGACTCCGGATGTCTGACGGATCTTCCTGTCAACATCTGCGATTTTCCCTCCATCAGGGCCGTCAGCCTCCGCTACAACAACCTGACTACCTTTCCCCGCCTCACCTGCCTGAGTCGTCTGCTCGTCCTTGACCTCAGCTACAATGCTATCACCCAGGTTCCGGAGGGAGCCTTTCAGGGTCTCCCCGAGCTTCGCGAGGTCTACCTGGACTTCAATGTCATCACCTCAATCCATCCTGACGCCTTCGATCCACACGTAACTGCCCTTCAGATCTTCACCGTCGCCAACAACCTTCTGACCGTCGTCAATCCTTGGCTCTTCCTCCTGCCCTACAGATTCTGCCGGTTCGAGTTCCAACACAATCACATAGTGCATTTCGTAAATGAGCATCATCGAAATGTCAGCATTACTTCCCACTACGGACCTGGCTTAGTGAATTTCTCTTACAATGATGTCACCTACTCACCTGTAAACGAACTAAAGAAATTAGGCATCAAGAACGTCGGCGAGATGTCGCGATTTCTCTGGTGGAGATTTGATTTTCGTCACAATCCTTTCTACTGTGACTGTGAAATGTACGAACTTATTGTGGTTTTGGATCAGTTGACAAGTATGGTTCAGAGAGATTTCTTGAACCTGACCTGTGGTGGCCCACCAAAGTTCAAGGACGTTCCTTTCAGCAAACTACCAGTGGACGAGCTGGTGTGCAACGTCACAGAGAACTGCCCGTCGTCCTGCACGTGCACTACGAGGCCTTATTATCAAGACTTGTTGGTGAACTGCGCTCACGCACAACTGACAATGCTGCCTGATGACATGCCAGAAGGAAATCTTACTTTGGACATGATTGGAAACGATATACAGCTTCTGCACACGCCAGGTTACCTGGAGCGAGTAGTGCACCTGAATCTGTCAGCCAATCGCCTGCGCGAGATCGTCCCCCAGGCGGCGCTGGCGCTGCGGAACGTAAGGTCACTGGACCTGCGCGGAAACAACCTTCAGCACCTGCCGACCACTTTATACGTTCTGTCACCTGACGCGCTGTACCTGGACTCCGACACCCTGCAGTGTACCTGTGATCTGGAATGGTTCCCGCGCTGGGCCAGCCACCACGATGGCGACAACATCCGTGAG GTTATGTGTCTGTCTGGACTGGACGGTCGCTACGTTTTGCTGATCAACGCCACGCGGAAGGATCTCGGTTGTGACGCAGCAAACACGTCACTCGTTCATGTAGCCTGGGGTTACGTCCTCCTGGCGGCCACCCTCATCGTCATCGCCCTCGTCCTCGTCGTGGTGTTTCGTCACGAGGTGTTGGTGCTCAAACACCGAGTACTCTTGCGGGAGCACAGAGATAAACGCTTTCCCGCTCTGCTGGACTCCTCCCGCTACGACGTCTTCATCAGCACTGCCACCAACAGCGACAACGACGCCATCTGGGTGAGCAGGATCTTGCTGCCCGCGATGGACAGACGCCGGCTGACCTACTTTGTGCCACAGCGAGACTACCTGCCGGGAGCCATCCCCATGGACGAAGTGGTTCAAACCCTCCGACAGAGCAAGTGTGCGCTCATCCTGCTGTCGCCGGACTACCTGGCCCAGCCCATCTGCTGCTTCCAGTTCCGCCAAGCGTACGACATGATGGTCAAGGAGGGCCGCGGCCGTGTCTTTGTCGTGTGCTTGCAGAAGGTCAAGCGGGGTCAGGTGCAGGATAGGTTCCTAAGAGCCATGCTCAACCTCAACATGGCGTACTCAGGCCACCGCCCGGAGCATGTCGATGATGTCCTCGGTCGCATATACGCCTACACTCATTGA